The following DNA comes from Agromyces mangrovi.
GAGCATGTCGACCGTGTTCGGCGAGACGCGCGAGACGATCTGCGCGTTGGTCGAGAACGAGACCGCGACGGGCGCCCACGCGGCGATGCCGTAGGCGAGCACGACCGCGACGACCGCGCCGGCGCCGACCAGCAGGCCCGACTCGAGTGCGCGCCGCCCCCATCCGTTCACCAGCGCACCGGCGAGGCCGAGGATCGGCACCATGAGCGGGGCGACCAGCATGGCGCCGATGATCACGGCGGTCGAGTCGGCGAGCACCGCGAAGGTCGCGATCGCGACCGAGAGCGCGAGCATGACCCACCAGGTGCCGAGCTTGGTGAGGCGCTCGGGGCGCTCGAAGTAGAGGCCGCCGGCCTGCTCGGCGCGGTCCTTGCGACCGACGTCCGACCCCTCGATCCAGTCCCACAGCACCTCGGGGATCGACAGGCTCGACGGGGCGACGTCCGAATGGCGGGACGCGTGCCGCAGGCTCCACGAGATGAGCAGCAGGCCGACCAGCAGCGCGGCCGTCGCGCCGCCGATGATGACGGTCTGCACGAGCGACGCGGGCACCGTGTATGCCAGCACGCCGACGACGACCGCGATCGCGCCGCCCGCGAGCGACGGCACGGGGTCGCGGTCCTTGCGCCGGATGAGCGCCGCGATGATCGTCACGATGCCGCGGATGCCGACGTACACGCCGATGATGCTGATGGTGAACGCGAGCGAGAGTTCCCCGACGCCCGCGTACGCGAAGAGCACCAGCAGGGCGGCGAACGCCAGCGCGGCGATCCCTCGGAGCGCGGCGAGGAAGCGGTTGATGCGGCGACCGAACCAGCGGCGACCGGTGAGCGCGTAGAAGAGGTCGAGCAGGCCGCTGACCGCGAACAGCGCGATCACGATGCCCGTCACCAGCGTGGTCGTCGCGTCGGGGAGCAGCAGCACGAGCAGGCCGCCGGCGATGCAGACGAGCCCGCGCAGCGCGACGGTGTTCGACAGCGACTCGATCAGGTCGCGCGCCTGGTCGCGCATGCGCGCGTTCGCGCTCGGATTGACCCAGTCGGCCTTGTCGTCGACCTCCACGTGCGTGCCCTCTCCCGAAGCCTGTTGCCGTGGGCTCAGCCTAGGGCGAGCGGATGCCTCTGGCCCGCCGTCGCCCGACGCGCCGCGTTTCTCCCTGAGCGAGCCTCATCTGTGAGTAACCTGCGAATCGCGAGATTCACAGGCGAATCTCAGAATGGAGCACGTTATGGACAGGCAGACGCTGAACAGCCGGGCCGGAACCGTCGGCGGCATCTACGGGATCATCGCCGCGGTGATCCTCATTCTGGGCGCGATCGCCGCGGTGATCGGTTTCATCCAGGCGATCGTCATCGCCGACGACGTCTTCGCGGGCATCCTCGCCGGACTCTTCGCGGCCCTCGCGATCGGCGTCTCGGCCATCGTGTCGTGGGCCGGCGTGCAGATGTTCGCGCTCGTCGCCCGCTACATCGAGTGGCGGTCGGCGGAGTAGCCGAGCGCCCGACGCGAACGCGCAGCGCCCGCCCGGAGTCGTCCGGGCGGGCGCTGCGCGCGCGGGCCGGGACGAGTCACCCGAGGCCGACTCGATAGGCCAGGGCGACGACCTGGGAACGGTCGTGGAGACCGAGCTTGCGCATGGCATTGCGCAGGTGCGTCTTGGCCGTCGCGGGGGAGATCGACAGCCGTCTGCCGATCTCGTCGTTCGAGAGACCCAGTGCGACGAGCCGGACGATGTCGAGCTCCCTCGAGGTGAGGTCGCCCAGCTCCTGCGCCGACCGCGGTTGGGAACGGGACGGTTGCTCACCCTCGACGATCGCGCGGGCCGCGCGTGGCGAGAGCGGGACCTCGTCGCGGAGCACCGCGTGGATCGCCTCGACGAGGGCCGTGGTGGACGCACCCTTTCCGATGAAGCCGTGGGCGCCGGCTTGCATGCACGCACGGACGACCTCCGGGTCCTCGAAGGTCGTGAGGATCAGCACACGAGTGCCGGCGCTCCGCGCGGGTGAGTGATTCGCGCGGCTGCACCCGGCCCCGACAGGCCGGGCATCCGCACGTCCAGCAGCACCACGTCGGGGCGCAACCGCTTCGCCTCCTCGACGGCCTCGAGTCCGTTCCGAGCCTGCCCGACGACCTCGATGCCGGGTTCCTGGCGCAGGAGCGCGCGGAGGGCCTCGCGAATGAGGTCCTGGTCGTCTGCCAGCAGGACGCGGATCGAGCGGGTCGTCATGCGCCCGCCAACGGGATGCGGGCGGCCAGCGTGAACACACCGTCCTCGAGCGTGGCGTCGACGGTGCCTCCCACGGCGGATGCCCGCTCCGCCATGCCGACCAGGCCGAGCCCGTTCGTTTCGGTGTCCGAGGCCGAGTCGGACGTCGGGTTGGCAACCGTGATCACGAGGTCGGTGTCGCGTTGCGCGACCGTCGCCGTCGCGGGTTCACCTGGGGCGCCGTGCTTGTAGGCGTTCACGAGCGCTTCCTCGAGGATGCGGTAGGCGGCGTCGTCGACAGCCGGATCGAGCTCGGGCAGGGCGGCCTCGGCGTGGTACTCGATCGGAAAGCCGCCTGCGGCGAGCGTGCGCACGAGCGCGGGCACGGCGAGCAGTCCGCTGGTCGCCCCTTCGTCGGAGGGCGGTCCTGAGCGGAGGTCCTTCAGGAGCGCCGCGATCTCGGAGAGGATGCGGCCTGCGCTCTGCTCGATGAGCTCGAGCGAGGCTTCGGCTTCCTCGGGCGACTGACGCACCCGACGACGAGCAGCCCCCGCCTGCAGGTTGATGACGGCGACCTCGTGGCCGACGACGTCGTGGAGGTCCCGCGCCGTACTGAGGCGCTGCTCCGCGACCCGGGTCGACGCGAGCGCCTCCCGAGTGCGCTCGGCCTCGGCGGCGCGACGGCGCGTCGACTCCATCAACCGATGGCGCAGCGCAGTCAACCGGCCGGCTGCCAGTGACGTCGCCAGGAATGCGGTGAGCGTGACGGGGTAGATGTTGGGGAAGGTCACATCGCGCTCGACGGCCGCGGTGACGACGAGCAGGAGCTCCACGGCGACCGCCGCGAGGATGGCGGTGCGTGCCGAGACCGTCGCAGCAACGGCGTACATCGCGAAGGGCAACGCCACGAGTACGCCCCAGCCGGGAGGCGACGTCGAGAGCTCGAGCGTGTAGTAGAAGTTCAGTGCCGTGGTGACCGCCAGGAAGACCCACGGCGCCCGGGACCGCAGGAGGGCCGCGCCGAGCGTCAGGACGACGGCGACGATCGCGGTCGGTTCGATGGGAACGAAGGCGGGGTAGCCGTCGATGAACTCGAACAGGCAGAAGGCGAGGATGAGCGCCATCAGCAGCAGCGTGTTCACCCACCACGTTGCTGACGCCGGCCAGGCGCGCGATGGGTCGGGTACGTCATCGGACACCTGCGAAGCGTAACGCGACAGGTGTCGGCTCCTCCCGCCGAAGGATGCCCGTGACCGCGTAGCTACCTCGGACGGGGTAGTGGTCGGGTACCACTGCCGTGGTATTTCCTTCCGGCGGCAACACGGCGGCGCCGGTCGTGGAGGCACGGAATCATGCGGATCCGGTCGGTCACCGGACTCGATGGCAGCGGCATGCCCCGGGTGACGCTCGCCCCGCCGCTCCCTAGCATGAGCCGCGAATGAAACCATTCAACTCACGTTTCACGAAGAGGTGGTCAATGATGACAACGTCCCAATCGGCTCGGACACGGCGGGGTGGGGTGCTCGCAGGGGGACTGTCGCTCCTGCTTGCGGCGACCGCGATCGCCGGTGCGGTGCCAGCGGTGGCCAGCCCCGGGGCATCCGGGCAAGCGCGCCCAGCGGCTTCTGCCGAAGGCTCGGCGTTCGCCCAACAGCTCGAGGAGTCCTACGTGGATCCGGATCGGATCTTCAGCTCCGATGTCCGCTGGTGGCTGGGCGAGGCGGCGCACACCGACGAGACGCTGCTGGAGGAGATCCAGGCGCTCTACGACGGCGGCTTCCGGGGCGTCGAGCTCGCGATGCAGAACGACGGTGCGGCCGACAACGCCG
Coding sequences within:
- a CDS encoding sensor histidine kinase, whose amino-acid sequence is MSDDVPDPSRAWPASATWWVNTLLLMALILAFCLFEFIDGYPAFVPIEPTAIVAVVLTLGAALLRSRAPWVFLAVTTALNFYYTLELSTSPPGWGVLVALPFAMYAVAATVSARTAILAAVAVELLLVVTAAVERDVTFPNIYPVTLTAFLATSLAAGRLTALRHRLMESTRRRAAEAERTREALASTRVAEQRLSTARDLHDVVGHEVAVINLQAGAARRRVRQSPEEAEASLELIEQSAGRILSEIAALLKDLRSGPPSDEGATSGLLAVPALVRTLAAGGFPIEYHAEAALPELDPAVDDAAYRILEEALVNAYKHGAPGEPATATVAQRDTDLVITVANPTSDSASDTETNGLGLVGMAERASAVGGTVDATLEDGVFTLAARIPLAGA
- a CDS encoding response regulator transcription factor yields the protein MTTRSIRVLLADDQDLIREALRALLRQEPGIEVVGQARNGLEAVEEAKRLRPDVVLLDVRMPGLSGPGAAARITHPRGAPALVC
- a CDS encoding response regulator transcription factor, with the translated sequence MLRDEVPLSPRAARAIVEGEQPSRSQPRSAQELGDLTSRELDIVRLVALGLSNDEIGRRLSISPATAKTHLRNAMRKLGLHDRSQVVALAYRVGLG
- a CDS encoding DUF389 domain-containing protein, coding for MEVDDKADWVNPSANARMRDQARDLIESLSNTVALRGLVCIAGGLLVLLLPDATTTLVTGIVIALFAVSGLLDLFYALTGRRWFGRRINRFLAALRGIAALAFAALLVLFAYAGVGELSLAFTISIIGVYVGIRGIVTIIAALIRRKDRDPVPSLAGGAIAVVVGVLAYTVPASLVQTVIIGGATAALLVGLLLISWSLRHASRHSDVAPSSLSIPEVLWDWIEGSDVGRKDRAEQAGGLYFERPERLTKLGTWWVMLALSVAIATFAVLADSTAVIIGAMLVAPLMVPILGLAGALVNGWGRRALESGLLVGAGAVVAVVLAYGIAAWAPVAVSFSTNAQIVSRVSPNTVDMLIALAAGAAGAFATVNSRVASGIAGVAIAVALVPPLAVVGVSLNGGRFDDAAGASLLFLTNFVAIVLAAAGVFVLTGFARPHALRNRPRQILQTVAPFVILAGIILIPLMLTSEGLLLTETRERDVQKTTEEWLGEDSGFEVTDVAVSGSQVQVTITGSGDAPAAEDLLDALQPGFADPVGLQLTVVPVEVTVVPAPGS